In Sphingomonas sp. M1-B02, the sequence AGCCAGCTTTACGCCCGTCGCGCCGAGCGTGATCTGGCGGATCGGAAAGCCCGTAGCCGGCAGATCGTACCGCGCCTCCTGCATCACGCCGATCACCAGCTCGTCGGGCTGGTGTTCCTGGGCGTTGAGGCCATGGACCAGATTGACGAGGTGCGCGTCGCGGCCATGGGCCAGCGTGCATATCGAGACCGTCATGCGCGGCGCTCGGCAAGGCCGTTGAGCCAGGCGGCGACCAAATTTGCCGCCGATCGGTCGACAAGTCCCTGCTGCCGGTCGAGATCGAGAGCAGCGGCGCGTTGCCAGGCGGCGATCCAAGCGTCGGCATGCGACGGCCAGTGATCGAGCATGACTGCGGCTCCGGCCCGATCGAGCATGCGTGCCTTCCAAACTTGTTCGTCGAAATAGCGCCATTCGGGCACGACGATCCAAGGCCGTCCGATAGCTGCGACCATGTGCACTGTTGTATTGCCGGTCGACGACACGATCCGGTCGGCCGCGGCGATATAGCGTTCAGGCGAATCCACCCAGCCGCGATGCTCGAGATTGCCCGGGGCGGTGGCATGCCATTCATGCTCGACCGCCCCGATCGTGATCCACAGGCTGTCGGGCTCGGCGCGCGCGCCCAGCGTCAGCGGCGTACTCGGCGTCCCGCTTCCACCGCCGCCGGCGATCACTACGACGACCTTGCGATCGAGCGGGATACGCAGCCGCTCGCGGGCTTCCTCGCGCGCGAGCGGTTCCACCGCGACGCCGACGCCGGGAGCATAGAAGGTCTTGGCGAGCATCCAATCGGGCCGGCCCGGCTGCTCGAGCACCTCGGCATAGGGTGCCATAATGCCGAGCGCGGATTCATAGGCGGCCATGTGCCCGATATCCGATCGATCGCCATGCTGGAGGACGCTGACGCACGGCACAGATGCGATCCGCGCCAGCTGCGCGAGTTCGGCGGAGACGTCGGTCACGAACAATCCCGGGCGTTCGGCGTCGAACCATTGCGCGAGCGTGGCGACGGCATGCGTGATTCCCGGCCATCCGAGCGGTGCGCAGTGCAGGTTCGGCGGGGTCCGCGCGTTCGCCAGGCCGAGATCTTCATCTCCCCTCGCCTCGAACAAGGACGGAATCTCGCGCACCGAGACGTGGTCCGCGAGCGGCGGGAAGATATCGTCCTTCGCGCAGAAAAGGACGACCGGGCACTCCTTCGCGACTGCATTGGCGATCGCGGCAGCCCGCTCGGCATGGCCCCTGCCCTGATGATGGACGAAATAGCCGATCGGGCGGGTCATGCGGCGAGCGTCTGGGCGAACGTGCGCATGCCTTCGACGATACCCGCGGCATGCGGTTGGCTTGCGACATAGATGCTCGGACGCCCGACCAGCGGCGCAAGCTCGGCGCTGAAATTGGCGACGAGGATCCCGTTGCGGCAGGCGGTCAGCATGTCGAGATCGTTGCCGCTGTCGCCGGCCGCATAGACATGGTGGAGGTCCACGCCCATCGCGCCCGCGACCCAATGCATCGCGGCACCCTTGCCGGCGCGTTCGGGGACGATATCGAGCAGGCGCTCATGGCTATGGATGACGCGAACCGGCAGCGACGCCACTGCGTCGGCGACCGCGGCGATCGCCGCCGGATCGGTCGCGAAATAGCTACGCTTGTGCCGACGCTGCTCGACCGGCGGCTGCGGCTCGACGCCTGGCATCCCGAGGATCCGCCGGTCGATTTCCTTGCCATCCCAGGCGGCGTCGATATGGCGCGCGAACGCAACATCCTGGATGAGCCGGCCGCCCCGACGCCAATAGATTTCGGTGCCGACGGACGTGATCAGCACCTCCGGCACGGGCAGCTCCCAGTGACGCAGCAAGCGATCGGCCTCCTGAAGCGAGCGTCCGGTCGCGATCCCGAACGCCAGTCCGGGTTCATTGGCGAGGAAACCCGACATCCCGCGGGCCGCGACGGCGCAGCCGGTCAGGGTATTGTCGATATCGCACAACAGCAGACGGGACCGGCGCGGAAGCATGGGCACGACCGCGGCCAAGTTCGTCGCGATCTCGATGAACCGTGCGGCATAGCCGTGCCAATCAAGCTCGCTGGCGTTGGCGATGCCCGCCGCCGATGCCCGAGCCCATTCGGCCGGATCGTCGAGCAACGCCCGGATCGCGGCCGCGAATTCGGGCGGATCGCGCGGATCGGCGACGCGGCCATGCTGGAGCCGCGCGACGATATCGACCGGGCCGCCATGGCAGGTAGCGACGACCGGCAATCCGTGCAGCGCAGCCTCGGTCAGCGTCAGGCCATAAGGCTCATTCAACGCCGGATTGACGAACACGCCGCGGGACTCGCGGGCCAAGGCATAAAGCGCGGCGATGTCATCCTGGCTATGGCGCTTGGGGAGCGCGACGCTGCCGTACAGATCGTGGCGGTCGATCGCGGCTAGCAAGCCGCCGATCACTCGCTGCTGCTCAGGCTCGCCGCTGTCAGGCGCGTGACGCAGGCCGGCGATGATGACCAGGTTCGCTTGCTCGCATAGATTGGAATGCTGCGCGAACAGATCGACCAGCCCCGCCAGATTCTTGCGTTCGACCGGTCGCGCGATCGCCAGGATCATCGGCCGGTCCATGTTTCGCAGAAACGGCGCGAGCAGATGGCGTGCGCGGTCGGCCGTGGGAATTCCGGCGCCGGGCAGCCCGGCACCCGGCGGCACGCAATGAATCTTTGCCGGGCACGCCGACGGATAGAGCAGCAGCTGTCGCTCGGCCTCGTCGCGTGAGGAAGCGATGATCGCGTCCGACGCGGCGATGGCGCGGTCCTCTTCGGCGATGCGTGCGGCAAGATGCGGCTGCAGCTGACCGCTACAGGCCAATTTGTCGATGCCGAGCGAATGCGCGGTGTAGATAAAGGGTATCCTGAACACCCGCTTGACCTGTGCCGCGACGTCGGCAGCGTCGGCGAAATGGGCGTGGATGACATCGGGGCGAGGATCCAGCCGCTCGATATAAGCGATCAGCGCGGCCGCGAAGGCCGGGCGATCGGCAGCATTGGCTTCCTTGCTCAGATAGGCACGATTGTCCGTGTCGAGACGGCGGATCGTCAGTTTCGGCGACACCTGCTCGAGGGGATTGGCGTAAGCCGGGCCGAAATGCGTCTCGTCGATCAGCCGCGTGACGATTTCCACGTGCGTCACATCCGGCCGTTCGGAAAGCGCTTGGGCAGCGCCGAGGGCATACGTAATGTGCCCACCGGTATCCTCGCTGATACCGAATTCTACTGGCGGGCCTTTGAGGCAGCCGCCGAGCACGATCGACAGGACGAACACCAGCCACAACTCCAATATCGGTCTATTGGACCGGGTGATCCTCGGTGTTTGAACGTTCCGTTTGGGCTGGAGTTTCGTAGGCAAGTCAAGGATCATGCCTGATGCCGACACTTCGTTCGCCGAGTTGCGATTTTCTATCGAACGCTGCTCCTGCGGTCGGCGCTGTGCGAAGCGGGTGGGCGCATTCGCAACCTATCACTCGGGCCTTCAACCATTTGATCGCGGGCACGCATTTTGCGCGCCGCTTCCAACGGTGGCCGCTTCCGGTTGGCGATCCGCGCGCGTTGATAAACGACCATATCTTCGCTCGGATGATCGATCCCGACTGGACGGATTTGGAACGTGCCGTCGTCGACAAGGCGACCGCCAAGTTCGAGGCGGCGAAACTTGCGCCAATGCTACGCGCTCCGCACACGCTCGGCATCATAGCGATGGACGATATTGCGTCGGTGGAGGCACTTTATCAGGCGCTAAAGTCGTTCATTGGCATGCCGGCAATCGCAAAGCCCACGCACGCCAGTGGGGC encodes:
- a CDS encoding HAD-IIB family hydrolase, encoding MILDLPTKLQPKRNVQTPRITRSNRPILELWLVFVLSIVLGGCLKGPPVEFGISEDTGGHITYALGAAQALSERPDVTHVEIVTRLIDETHFGPAYANPLEQVSPKLTIRRLDTDNRAYLSKEANAADRPAFAAALIAYIERLDPRPDVIHAHFADAADVAAQVKRVFRIPFIYTAHSLGIDKLACSGQLQPHLAARIAEEDRAIAASDAIIASSRDEAERQLLLYPSACPAKIHCVPPGAGLPGAGIPTADRARHLLAPFLRNMDRPMILAIARPVERKNLAGLVDLFAQHSNLCEQANLVIIAGLRHAPDSGEPEQQRVIGGLLAAIDRHDLYGSVALPKRHSQDDIAALYALARESRGVFVNPALNEPYGLTLTEAALHGLPVVATCHGGPVDIVARLQHGRVADPRDPPEFAAAIRALLDDPAEWARASAAGIANASELDWHGYAARFIEIATNLAAVVPMLPRRSRLLLCDIDNTLTGCAVAARGMSGFLANEPGLAFGIATGRSLQEADRLLRHWELPVPEVLITSVGTEIYWRRGGRLIQDVAFARHIDAAWDGKEIDRRILGMPGVEPQPPVEQRRHKRSYFATDPAAIAAVADAVASLPVRVIHSHERLLDIVPERAGKGAAMHWVAGAMGVDLHHVYAAGDSGNDLDMLTACRNGILVANFSAELAPLVGRPSIYVASQPHAAGIVEGMRTFAQTLAA